In one window of Halomarina pelagica DNA:
- the prf1 gene encoding peptide chain release factor aRF-1: MSQQEEEAQSDRQKYEFKKVIEDLKEYKGSGTQLVSIYVPEDRQISDVVAHVTQEHSEASNIKSKQTRTAVQDALTSIKDRLRYYKTPPENGMVLFSGAIDTGGGQTDMVTKVLENPPEPFQSFVYHCDSEFLTEPLEEMLGEKGLYGLVVLDRREANVGWLKGKRVEPVKSASSLVPGKQRKGGQSAQRFHRLRLEAIDNFYQEVAEMANELFVPKRHDMDGVLVGGPSPTKDEFLDGEYLHHELQDQVLGKFDVSYTDESGLYDLVDAAQDVLAETEVMKDKRQMEDFFKQLHDGDLATYGFEATRKNLVMGSVDRLLISEDVRRDVVTYTCPNGHEEREVIDRRTETPDHTCGECGETVSTDEAEREDLIEHLMAIADQRGTETKFISTDFEKGEQLYTAFGGIAGILRYETGI, from the coding sequence ATGAGCCAGCAGGAGGAGGAAGCGCAATCCGACCGTCAGAAGTACGAGTTCAAGAAGGTCATCGAGGACCTGAAGGAGTACAAGGGGTCAGGAACGCAACTCGTCTCGATCTACGTCCCCGAGGATCGACAGATTTCCGACGTGGTGGCGCACGTCACACAGGAGCACAGCGAGGCGTCGAACATCAAATCGAAGCAGACGCGCACCGCCGTCCAGGACGCGCTGACGAGCATCAAGGACCGACTGCGCTACTACAAGACGCCCCCCGAGAACGGGATGGTGCTGTTCTCCGGTGCCATCGACACCGGCGGCGGACAGACCGACATGGTGACGAAGGTGCTCGAGAACCCGCCCGAGCCGTTCCAGTCGTTCGTCTACCACTGCGACTCGGAGTTCCTCACCGAGCCGTTAGAGGAGATGCTCGGCGAGAAGGGCCTCTACGGGCTGGTCGTCCTCGACCGCCGCGAGGCGAACGTCGGCTGGCTGAAGGGAAAGCGCGTCGAACCGGTCAAGTCGGCGTCGTCGCTCGTCCCCGGCAAGCAGCGCAAGGGCGGACAGTCGGCCCAGCGGTTCCACCGCCTGCGCCTCGAGGCGATCGACAACTTCTATCAGGAGGTCGCGGAGATGGCGAACGAGCTGTTCGTCCCCAAGCGCCACGACATGGACGGCGTGCTCGTCGGCGGCCCCTCGCCCACCAAGGACGAGTTCCTCGACGGCGAGTACCTCCACCACGAGCTGCAGGACCAGGTGCTCGGCAAGTTCGACGTCTCCTACACGGACGAGTCCGGCCTCTACGACCTCGTCGACGCCGCCCAGGACGTGCTCGCGGAGACGGAGGTGATGAAGGACAAGCGGCAGATGGAGGACTTCTTCAAGCAGCTCCACGACGGCGACCTCGCCACCTACGGCTTCGAGGCCACCCGCAAGAACCTCGTGATGGGGTCGGTCGACCGCCTGCTCATCAGCGAGGACGTCCGCCGCGACGTCGTCACCTACACCTGCCCGAACGGCCACGAGGAGCGCGAGGTGATCGACCGACGCACGGAGACGCCTGACCACACCTGCGGGGAGTGCGGCGAGACGGTCAGCACCGACGAGGCCGAGCGCGAGGACCTCATCGAGCACCTCATGGCGATCGCCGACCAGCGCGGCACCGAGACGAAGTTCATCTCGACCGACTTCGAGAAGGGCGAACAGCTCTACACCGCCTTCGGCGGCATCGCGGGCATCCTCCGGTACGAGACCGGGATCTAA